The genomic DNA CCTGCTGCGGCGCAAAATCCTTGAGCTGCAAGCTTCGTTCAACGCCGTGGACAGCTGCCGCAAACCTGTACTGGCGGCGATTCAGGGCTATTGCATCGGCGGCGCCATCGACCTGATCAGCGCCTGCGACATGCGCTACGCCGCCGAGGGTGCGCAGTTTTCGATCAAGGAAATCGATATCGGCATGGCCGCCGACGTCGGCACCCTGCAACGCCTGCCGCGCATTATCGGCGACGGCATGCTGCGTGAGCTGGCTTACACGGGCCGCCAATTTGGTGCCGAGGAAGCGCGCAACATCGGCCTGGTCAATCGCGTGTATGCCGATCAGGAAAGCCTGTTGGCCGGGGTGATGGAAATCGCCCATGAAATCGCCGCCAAATCGCCGATTGCCGTGACCGGCACCAAGGCCATGGTCAGCTACATGCGTGACCATACGGTCAAAGATGGTCTGGAATACGTTGCCACCTGGAACTCGGCTATGTTGCAATCCAACGACCTGCGCGTGGCCATCGCGGCCCATATGAGCAAGCAGAAACCCGAATTCGTGGATTGACTGACATGACCCCAGGCTGGATTACCACAACGCTGCTGGACAACGACGCCCCCGGCGGCTGGGCCGTGGCCCGCAGCCGCGAAGGCTTTTTGCATGACACCAATGGCCCGCTGTTCCCCAGGGAGTGGCTCAAGCGCCAGGACCTGCCGGTGTTCGCCGAGCACGGTATCGGCCACCTCGACGGCGAGCCGGTGTACCTGCTGGAGTTGGACGCCGCCGCCCATGTGGAAGGCTGCAGCTGGCAGGGCCTGCGCGCCTTCATGCTGCAAGGCGACCACACGCTGTACAAAGTGCTGGGCTACGCGGCGCAGATCGGCACCTGGGCGCGGGAACACCGGTTCTGCGGCAGTTGCGGCCAGGCCATGGTCCAGGTGCCGCGCGAGCGTGCGATGTATTGCCAGGCGTGCGACCTGCGCAGCTACCCACGGATTTCACCGAGCATGATCGTGCTGGTGACCCGTGGCGACGAAATCCTGCTGGCGCGCTCGCCGCGTTTTGTCACTGGCGTCTACAGCACCCTGGCCGGGTTCGCCGAGCCGGGTG from Pseudomonas tolaasii NCPPB 2192 includes the following:
- a CDS encoding crotonase/enoyl-CoA hydratase family protein — encoded protein: MSEYQAFVVELTGNVAHVQINRPEKINAMNAAFWTEIIDIFQWVEDTDAVRAVVLSGAGKHFSSGIDLMMLASVANEFGKDVGRNARLLRRKILELQASFNAVDSCRKPVLAAIQGYCIGGAIDLISACDMRYAAEGAQFSIKEIDIGMAADVGTLQRLPRIIGDGMLRELAYTGRQFGAEEARNIGLVNRVYADQESLLAGVMEIAHEIAAKSPIAVTGTKAMVSYMRDHTVKDGLEYVATWNSAMLQSNDLRVAIAAHMSKQKPEFVD
- the nudC gene encoding NAD(+) diphosphatase, translating into MTPGWITTTLLDNDAPGGWAVARSREGFLHDTNGPLFPREWLKRQDLPVFAEHGIGHLDGEPVYLLELDAAAHVEGCSWQGLRAFMLQGDHTLYKVLGYAAQIGTWAREHRFCGSCGQAMVQVPRERAMYCQACDLRSYPRISPSMIVLVTRGDEILLARSPRFVTGVYSTLAGFAEPGESAEDCLIREVREEVQVEVKNIQYMGSQCWPFPHSMMLGFHAEYAGGDIVPQADEIEDAQWFNIHDLPPLPASRSIARYLIDLYLARRLGHAEPVLPG